A genomic region of Gammaproteobacteria bacterium contains the following coding sequences:
- a CDS encoding Re/Si-specific NAD(P)(+) transhydrogenase subunit alpha, translating into MKIGIPKEIYPEEKRVATTPEVAEKLIKLGFTVAVESGAGHHANYSDEVYRGVGVEVVADAGALWSTADIIFKVRAPMLEEVELMPEGATLVSFIWPAQNPELMKKLAAKKATVLAMDCVPRISRAQKLDALSSMANIAGYRAVIEAAHHFGRFFTGQITAAGKVPPAKVFVIGAGVAGLAAIGAATGLGAMVRANDTRPEVKDQVKSMGGEFVEVSYQEEGSGVGGYAKVMSEGYQKAQRETFARQAIDVDIIITTALIPGKPAPKLITAGMVESMKPGSVIVDLAAEQGGNCELTEPGKVVVRRGVTIIGYTDLPSRLAKQASSLYATNLLHLTEEMCPNKDGILSVNMDDEMIRGTTAIQAGEITWPPPALKVPQAPVPGMATAAAPHMAAAAGPMARAHGKKAMPAALRTALALGAGALVFFWIGAYAPAAFMAHFTVFVLACFIGYMVIWNVTPALHTPLMSVTNAISSIIAIGALIQVSSPGFFITVLAGLAIALTAVNMFGGFWVTQRMLSMFRK; encoded by the coding sequence ATGAAAATAGGCATACCCAAGGAGATTTACCCGGAAGAAAAACGCGTCGCCACGACGCCGGAGGTCGCGGAAAAGCTCATCAAGCTGGGATTCACCGTTGCTGTGGAATCGGGCGCCGGCCACCACGCCAACTATTCCGACGAGGTGTATCGCGGTGTGGGCGTCGAAGTGGTGGCCGATGCCGGGGCATTATGGTCCACCGCCGACATTATTTTCAAAGTGCGCGCACCGATGCTGGAGGAAGTGGAGTTGATGCCGGAGGGCGCCACGCTGGTGAGTTTCATCTGGCCGGCCCAGAATCCCGAATTGATGAAGAAACTGGCAGCGAAAAAGGCCACGGTGCTGGCGATGGATTGCGTGCCGCGCATTTCGCGTGCGCAGAAACTGGATGCCCTGAGTTCCATGGCCAATATTGCCGGGTATCGCGCAGTCATCGAGGCCGCGCACCATTTTGGACGTTTTTTCACCGGTCAGATCACCGCCGCCGGCAAGGTACCGCCGGCCAAGGTCTTCGTGATCGGCGCCGGTGTCGCCGGCCTCGCCGCCATCGGCGCGGCCACAGGGCTTGGCGCCATGGTGCGCGCCAACGATACCCGTCCCGAGGTGAAGGACCAGGTCAAGTCCATGGGCGGGGAATTTGTCGAGGTGAGCTATCAGGAGGAGGGCAGCGGTGTCGGCGGTTATGCCAAGGTGATGAGCGAGGGTTATCAGAAGGCCCAGCGCGAAACCTTCGCCCGCCAGGCCATCGATGTGGACATCATCATCACCACGGCGCTGATCCCCGGCAAGCCGGCGCCGAAGCTGATCACCGCCGGCATGGTCGAGTCCATGAAACCCGGCAGCGTCATTGTGGACCTGGCTGCGGAGCAGGGCGGCAATTGTGAGCTGACCGAGCCGGGCAAAGTGGTTGTCCGCCGGGGCGTGACGATCATCGGCTACACCGATTTGCCCAGCCGGCTGGCCAAACAGGCCAGCAGCCTGTATGCCACCAATCTGCTGCATCTGACGGAAGAGATGTGCCCGAACAAGGATGGCATTCTCAGCGTTAACATGGACGATGAGATGATCCGCGGCACTACCGCCATCCAGGCCGGCGAAATCACGTGGCCGCCGCCGGCGCTTAAAGTTCCTCAGGCTCCGGTGCCCGGCATGGCGACCGCGGCGGCGCCACATATGGCCGCGGCGGCCGGTCCCATGGCCAGGGCGCACGGCAAGAAGGCCATGCCCGCCGCGCTCAGGACCGCGCTCGCGCTGGGAGCGGGGGCGCTGGTGTTTTTCTGGATCGGCGCCTACGCACCGGCGGCGTTCATGGCGCATTTCACCGTGTTCGTGCTGGCGTGTTTCATAGGCTATATGGTGATCTGGAACGTCACTCCCGCCTTGCACACGCCACTGATGAGCGTGACCAACGCCATCAGCAGTATCATCGCCATCGGTGCGTTGATCCAGGTCTCCTCCCCCGGCTTTTTCATCACTGTACTGGCGGGGCTGGCGATCGCGCTCACGGCGGTCAACATGTTCGGAGGATTTTGGGTGACCCAGCGCATGCTGTCGATGTTCAGAAAATAA
- the serS gene encoding serine--tRNA ligase has protein sequence MLDPQLLRSHIEDVRVALARRGLILDVVSIKALEDERKDLQVRTQELQAARNSKSKAIGAARKRGEDTAAMMAEVTGLGEQLAASENKLADVQARIHEFALHLPNMPHAGVPDGKGPEDNVEQRRWGAPPKFDFAPKDHVELGAALEGMDFDVAAKIASSRFVVLSGPLARMQRALIQFMLDLHIREHGYTEVYVPFLVNADSMRGTGQLPKFKTDLFHVPQQDFYLIPTAEVPVTNIARDAILDVKTLPRKYACHSPCFRSEAGSYGKDTRGMIRQHQFEKVELVQLVEPTKSYDALEALTGHAEEVLKRLALPYRVVALCAGDMGFAAAKTYDLEVWLPGQNAYREISSCSNFENFQSRRMMARFRSPETGKTELLHTLNGSGVAAGRALIAVMENYQSADGSIRVPEVLRPYMGGVSLITRQS, from the coding sequence ATGCTGGATCCACAACTGTTACGCAGCCATATTGAAGATGTCCGCGTGGCGCTGGCGCGTCGCGGGCTCATCCTCGACGTTGTCTCCATCAAAGCGCTTGAAGACGAGCGCAAAGACCTGCAAGTCCGCACCCAGGAGCTGCAGGCGGCGCGCAACAGCAAGTCCAAGGCCATCGGCGCAGCCAGGAAGCGGGGCGAGGACACGGCGGCGATGATGGCCGAGGTCACTGGTCTGGGCGAACAATTGGCGGCCTCCGAGAACAAACTGGCCGACGTGCAGGCACGCATTCATGAATTTGCGCTGCATCTGCCCAACATGCCGCATGCCGGCGTGCCAGATGGCAAGGGTCCGGAGGACAATGTGGAACAGCGGCGCTGGGGCGCGCCGCCCAAGTTCGATTTTGCCCCCAAGGATCATGTCGAACTGGGCGCGGCGCTCGAAGGCATGGATTTCGACGTTGCCGCCAAAATCGCGAGCAGCCGCTTCGTCGTACTTTCCGGACCGCTGGCGCGCATGCAGCGGGCACTCATCCAGTTCATGCTGGACCTGCACATCCGCGAGCACGGCTACACCGAAGTGTATGTGCCGTTTCTCGTCAACGCGGATTCCATGCGCGGTACCGGTCAGTTGCCGAAGTTCAAGACCGATCTATTCCATGTGCCGCAACAGGATTTTTATTTGATTCCGACGGCCGAAGTGCCGGTCACCAACATTGCGCGCGATGCCATACTGGACGTAAAAACCCTGCCGCGCAAATACGCCTGCCACAGCCCTTGTTTTCGCAGCGAGGCGGGTTCCTATGGCAAGGACACCCGTGGCATGATTCGACAGCACCAATTCGAAAAAGTCGAACTGGTGCAGCTCGTTGAGCCTACAAAATCCTACGATGCGCTGGAGGCGTTGACCGGACACGCCGAAGAGGTGTTGAAACGGCTGGCGCTGCCTTACCGCGTGGTGGCTCTGTGCGCCGGCGACATGGGTTTCGCCGCCGCCAAGACCTACGATTTGGAAGTCTGGCTGCCGGGCCAGAACGCCTATCGCGAGATTTCCTCCTGCAGCAACTTCGAAAATTTTCAAAGCCGGCGTATGATGGCGCGCTTTCGCAGCCCCGAAACGGGCAAAACGGAACTACTGCACACCCTCAACGGTTCCGGCGTGGCCGCGGGCCGGGCGTTGATCGCCGTGATGGAAAATTATCAGAGCGCGGATGGCAGCATCCGCGTCCCGGAAGTGTTGCGGCCTTACATGGGCGGTGTTTCGTTGATTACACGACAGTCATAA
- a CDS encoding DUF2238 domain-containing protein codes for MVLLIISIALLVLSGIAPHDRLTWWLETLPIFTIVPILIATGQVFPFTPLAYRLMFLHSLVLMVGGHYTYAHVPFGDWMEEWFGFGRNNFDRIGHFMQGCVPAIAAREILLRRSPLFPGRWLFTLVTATCLAISASYELLEWAAAMTLGQAADAFLGTQGDPWDTQWDMLWALIGALTSQLLFSRIHNQQINSLALTPHLLTEKYSYVSLRRLRRLLRRAGLNVYRLRLR; via the coding sequence TTGGTACTGCTGATCATCAGCATCGCGTTGCTCGTTCTGTCCGGCATTGCCCCGCATGATCGATTGACATGGTGGCTGGAGACCCTGCCAATTTTCACCATCGTGCCCATCCTGATTGCCACGGGCCAGGTATTCCCGTTCACACCGCTGGCCTACCGGCTCATGTTTTTGCACTCGCTCGTGCTCATGGTCGGAGGCCACTACACTTATGCACACGTCCCCTTCGGCGACTGGATGGAGGAATGGTTCGGTTTCGGTCGCAATAATTTCGATCGCATCGGCCATTTCATGCAGGGCTGCGTACCGGCCATCGCGGCGCGTGAAATCCTGCTGCGTCGCTCGCCGCTCTTTCCAGGCCGCTGGTTGTTCACGCTGGTAACCGCAACATGCCTGGCGATCAGCGCCAGTTACGAGCTGCTCGAATGGGCGGCGGCGATGACCCTCGGACAGGCGGCGGACGCCTTCCTCGGGACGCAGGGCGACCCCTGGGACACGCAGTGGGACATGCTTTGGGCCTTGATCGGCGCGCTGACCTCGCAACTTTTATTCTCCCGAATCCATAATCAGCAGATCAACAGTCTGGCCCTGACGCCCCATTTGCTCACTGAAAAATATTCATACGTTTCCCTGCGACGGTTGCGCCGCCTGCTTAGGCGGGCGGGACTCAACGTTTATCGCCTCCGTCTAAGGTAG
- a CDS encoding universal stress protein, which produces MYRKILIAYDGSEPGRKAFNMALDLAVRDKADLYVLSVVRTLDVADDVETEAVIENSRAYHTEQFALLKHLISEKGIKGHFEVTVGHPAEQIIYSADRHDVDLIVIGHRGRSKFARLLLGSVSKNVVQYADRPVMVVR; this is translated from the coding sequence ATGTACCGGAAAATTTTGATCGCCTACGATGGCTCCGAACCCGGCAGAAAGGCGTTCAACATGGCACTTGACCTCGCCGTCAGAGACAAGGCCGATTTGTACGTGCTGTCCGTGGTGAGGACGCTCGATGTCGCGGACGACGTTGAGACTGAAGCAGTGATCGAAAACTCGCGCGCGTACCACACCGAACAATTTGCGCTGCTCAAACATCTCATTTCGGAAAAAGGCATCAAGGGGCATTTCGAGGTTACCGTGGGCCATCCGGCAGAACAAATCATCTACAGCGCCGACCGGCATGATGTGGACCTGATAGTCATTGGCCATCGGGGACGATCGAAGTTCGCGCGGCTTCTGCTGGGGTCCGTGTCAAAAAATGTGGTGCAGTATGCCGACCGGCCGGTTATGGTGGTCCGGTGA
- a CDS encoding cation:proton antiporter gives MTEIWALSALWIGLALLATLLSIWFRVATALSEIVVGTVAQLLIGAFIGTALLATDSIWVKYLSGTGAIVLTFLAGAELDPEVFRRKWKEATVVGLIGFFAPFFGCAAGAYWLLGWGHEPSLLAGIAMSTTSVAVVYAVMLEFGLNKTEYGKTVLASCFINDLGTVIGLGLIFAPFTFKTLVFVAGMAMAALVLPWLTPRFFRRYGGRPSEMEAKYLLLCLFGLGALAGWADSEAVLPAYLIGMVLAGTVGKDHALIRRLRTLTFGLLTPFYFIRAGSFVSMPALIAAPAAFIAMFLIKMVTKFAGIYPVTKAFRSPQKESLYTTLLMSTGLTFGTISSLFGLSHGIINQAQYSALVAAVVASAVIPTLIANAWFLPHHLLPKPGNAVEEKTGHGMSPLPAGKPARANTG, from the coding sequence ATGACGGAAATCTGGGCGCTGTCGGCGTTGTGGATAGGTTTGGCGTTGCTCGCCACATTGTTGTCGATCTGGTTCCGGGTCGCCACGGCGCTGTCTGAAATCGTTGTGGGAACCGTGGCACAACTGCTGATCGGCGCATTCATCGGGACCGCATTGCTCGCCACTGATTCCATATGGGTCAAATATCTCTCGGGGACAGGTGCAATCGTACTCACGTTCCTCGCCGGCGCCGAACTCGACCCCGAGGTATTCCGGCGCAAATGGAAGGAGGCGACGGTGGTCGGGCTGATCGGCTTTTTCGCACCGTTCTTCGGATGTGCTGCCGGCGCCTACTGGCTGCTGGGATGGGGGCACGAACCCAGTCTGCTTGCCGGGATTGCGATGTCCACGACTTCCGTCGCCGTGGTTTATGCAGTGATGCTCGAATTCGGTCTGAACAAGACTGAATATGGCAAGACGGTGCTCGCGTCGTGCTTCATCAACGATCTCGGCACGGTGATTGGACTCGGCCTGATCTTTGCGCCCTTCACGTTCAAAACTCTCGTGTTCGTCGCCGGTATGGCCATGGCGGCGCTGGTACTGCCCTGGTTGACTCCGCGCTTCTTCAGGCGCTACGGCGGGAGGCCATCGGAAATGGAGGCCAAGTACCTTCTATTGTGTCTCTTCGGCCTCGGGGCGCTGGCCGGCTGGGCTGACAGCGAAGCAGTGCTCCCGGCCTACTTGATAGGAATGGTGCTTGCCGGCACGGTCGGCAAGGATCACGCTCTGATACGCCGGCTGCGCACGCTCACCTTCGGCCTGCTGACCCCCTTCTATTTCATCCGCGCCGGCTCGTTCGTTTCGATGCCGGCGCTGATCGCGGCACCGGCGGCCTTTATTGCGATGTTCCTGATAAAAATGGTGACCAAGTTCGCCGGCATCTACCCGGTCACCAAGGCTTTTCGCTCGCCGCAGAAAGAGAGTCTCTATACGACATTGCTGATGTCAACGGGCCTGACCTTCGGTACGATCTCCTCACTTTTCGGGCTGTCGCATGGGATAATCAACCAGGCGCAGTATTCAGCACTGGTCGCGGCGGTGGTCGCCAGCGCGGTGATCCCCACCCTCATCGCGAATGCCTGGTTCCTGCCGCACCATTTGCTGCCCAAGCCGGGGAATGCGGTCGAAGAAAAAACAGGACACGGCATGTCGCCACTGCCGGCGGGAAAACCAGCACGGGCCAATACGGGATAA
- the crcB gene encoding fluoride efflux transporter CrcB, whose product MSMVSIIAVGAGAMLGAWLRWWLGMLLNPVFPTLPLGTLASNLIGGYIIGLAVGAVSLELGLPPQARLFLMTGFCGGLTTFSTFSAETFTLFSEGQIAWGIGEVLIHVSGSLLATTMGFFSVKILHHLMEGLP is encoded by the coding sequence ATGAGCATGGTTAGCATCATCGCCGTCGGCGCCGGGGCAATGCTCGGCGCGTGGTTGCGCTGGTGGCTGGGAATGCTGCTGAATCCCGTTTTTCCGACATTACCGTTGGGAACTCTCGCCTCCAATCTGATCGGAGGATACATCATCGGACTTGCCGTCGGCGCCGTGAGCCTTGAACTCGGCCTGCCGCCACAAGCCAGACTGTTCTTGATGACCGGTTTCTGCGGCGGGCTGACGACATTCTCCACGTTTTCCGCGGAAACTTTCACTTTGTTCTCGGAAGGACAGATCGCATGGGGAATTGGTGAAGTCCTCATACATGTCAGCGGTTCCCTGCTGGCAACGACAATGGGGTTTTTCAGCGTGAAAATCCTGCATCATCTGATGGAGGGCCTGCCATGA
- a CDS encoding replication-associated recombination protein A codes for MNRPDSPTVSDFRPLADRLRPQRIEDVVGQEHLLAPGKPLRRAIETGQVHSMIFWGPPGSGKTTLARLIATQSNAEFLQLSAVLSGVKEIRAAIDQARKAREGEGRRTILFIDEVHRFNKSQQDSFLPHIEDGTIIFIGATTENPSFELNNALLSRVRVYVLKSLGASQLRTLIDSALAATGAGMAPGVRDKLAQAADGDARRALIYLEIAMSLTEGRDINEALLDEVITGGSLRRFDKGGEAFYDQISALHKSVRGSNPDGALYWLARMIDGGCDPLYVARRVVRMASEDIGNADPRALRLALDAWETQERLGSPEGELSIAQAVVYLACCAKSNAVYTAFNSAMRDAQEQGSLEVPLYLRNAPTKLMKHLDYGKDYRYAHDEPDAYAAGENYLPEKLHNRRYYEPTDRGLEAKIAEKLRQLRALDETARNKNKR; via the coding sequence TTGAACAGACCGGATAGCCCTACTGTTTCCGATTTCCGCCCCCTGGCGGATCGACTGCGTCCTCAACGTATTGAGGATGTGGTCGGCCAGGAACATCTGCTGGCGCCGGGCAAACCGTTGCGACGGGCCATCGAAACCGGCCAGGTGCACTCCATGATCTTCTGGGGGCCGCCCGGCTCCGGCAAGACCACGCTGGCCCGACTGATCGCGACTCAAAGCAACGCGGAATTTCTGCAGTTGTCGGCGGTGCTTTCAGGCGTCAAGGAAATCCGCGCCGCCATCGATCAGGCCAGGAAGGCAAGGGAAGGGGAGGGCAGGCGAACAATTTTGTTCATTGACGAGGTGCATCGCTTCAACAAGTCCCAACAGGATTCCTTTCTGCCACATATTGAGGACGGCACGATCATTTTTATCGGGGCAACGACGGAAAATCCCTCCTTTGAACTGAATAATGCGCTGTTGTCGAGGGTGCGGGTCTATGTCTTGAAGAGCCTTGGGGCATCGCAGTTGCGCACTCTCATCGATTCCGCTCTGGCGGCGACCGGTGCAGGCATGGCCCCTGGAGTGCGGGACAAGCTCGCGCAGGCCGCCGATGGCGATGCGCGCCGTGCACTCATTTATCTCGAAATCGCCATGTCATTGACGGAAGGAAGGGATATTAACGAGGCGTTGCTGGATGAGGTGATCACTGGCGGCAGCCTGCGGCGCTTCGATAAGGGCGGCGAGGCATTCTATGACCAGATCTCCGCTCTGCATAAATCGGTGCGCGGTTCGAACCCCGACGGGGCCCTGTACTGGTTGGCGCGCATGATTGATGGTGGCTGTGATCCGCTGTACGTCGCCCGGCGCGTGGTGCGCATGGCCTCGGAGGACATCGGCAATGCCGATCCGCGCGCGTTGCGCCTGGCGCTCGATGCCTGGGAAACGCAGGAACGACTCGGCAGCCCGGAGGGCGAACTGTCCATCGCGCAAGCAGTGGTGTACCTCGCCTGTTGCGCCAAGAGCAACGCGGTTTACACTGCGTTTAACAGCGCGATGCGCGATGCGCAGGAGCAGGGTTCGCTGGAGGTGCCGCTGTATCTGCGCAATGCGCCGACCAAACTCATGAAGCATCTTGATTACGGCAAGGATTACCGCTACGCCCACGACGAACCTGACGCCTACGCGGCCGGTGAGAATTATCTGCCTGAAAAACTGCACAATCGCCGCTATTACGAACCCACTGACCGCGGCCTGGAAGCCAAAATCGCCGAGAAGTTGCGGCAGTTGCGGGCGCTGGATGAAACAGCGCGAAACAAGAATAAGCGTTGA
- the crcB gene encoding fluoride efflux transporter CrcB — MKDVIWIALGAVVGANLRYAINRLALKHLSASVPYGTLIVNVTGSFILGFFLAWTAERVLADPRWRALVAVGFCGAYTTYSSYSYETVALLEQGHYGLATMNFFANNLLSLLGVVAGMVLARTI; from the coding sequence GTGAAGGACGTGATCTGGATTGCACTCGGCGCGGTCGTCGGAGCGAACCTGCGCTATGCGATCAACCGTCTGGCGCTGAAACACCTTTCCGCGTCGGTCCCTTATGGGACCCTGATAGTCAACGTCACGGGCAGTTTTATTCTCGGCTTCTTTCTCGCCTGGACCGCAGAACGCGTGCTGGCGGATCCACGCTGGCGCGCGCTGGTCGCGGTGGGTTTCTGCGGCGCCTACACGACCTATTCCAGCTACAGCTACGAGACGGTCGCGTTGCTGGAGCAGGGGCATTATGGCCTTGCGACAATGAATTTTTTCGCCAATAATCTCCTGTCACTTCTCGGAGTAGTCGCCGGCATGGTTCTGGCGCGGACCATCTGA
- a CDS encoding DUF190 domain-containing protein — protein MNQQRRDWRVHGLEGVFLRFVLHENRKYKGQLIYDWLLIKARNLGIHGGSAFHGIAGFGRHGVLHEQHFWELSGDLPVEVRFICSENEAGKLLDAVEEAGLSLFYVISPVRYGVTGVQKTELVKAMPPLKGETQ, from the coding sequence ATGAATCAACAGCGGCGCGATTGGAGAGTACACGGTCTGGAAGGTGTGTTTCTGCGGTTCGTCCTGCACGAAAACCGCAAATACAAAGGACAACTGATCTACGACTGGCTCTTGATAAAAGCTAGAAACCTCGGCATTCACGGTGGATCGGCGTTTCATGGAATCGCCGGTTTCGGCCGCCACGGCGTGTTGCATGAACAGCATTTCTGGGAGTTGTCCGGCGACCTGCCGGTCGAAGTGCGCTTCATATGCAGCGAAAACGAGGCGGGTAAGCTGCTCGATGCGGTCGAGGAGGCCGGGCTCTCCCTGTTTTACGTGATTTCGCCGGTCAGGTACGGGGTGACCGGTGTCCAGAAGACCGAGTTGGTCAAGGCAATGCCTCCGCTAAAGGGGGAAACACAATGA
- the lolA gene encoding outer membrane lipoprotein chaperone LolA, with protein MKIFRAIVLSGLVLLPWPAAAGEARKALDDYLADFKTLRAQFEQTVTDEQGKLRETSQGTVYLERPGKFHWEYTRPYEQSIIGDGQKVWIYDKDLEQVTIRPIDKVLNSAPALILGNQVHIDEKYNVTEMGEKDGVQWISLIPKDASHDYAGIKLGFEKSNLREMELADNFGQVTHLKFRDEQRNASIDDGVFSFTPPDGVDVNDLSRPRNAPRP; from the coding sequence ATGAAAATATTCAGGGCGATTGTACTTTCAGGACTGGTTTTGCTGCCCTGGCCGGCAGCGGCGGGAGAAGCGCGCAAGGCGCTGGACGATTATCTCGCGGATTTCAAGACGCTCAGGGCGCAATTCGAGCAAACCGTCACCGACGAGCAGGGCAAACTTCGCGAAACTTCCCAGGGCACGGTGTATTTGGAGCGTCCCGGCAAGTTTCACTGGGAATATACCAGGCCTTATGAGCAATCCATCATCGGCGACGGACAAAAGGTCTGGATTTACGACAAGGATCTGGAGCAGGTGACGATCCGGCCCATCGACAAGGTATTGAACAGTGCCCCGGCACTGATTCTGGGCAACCAGGTGCATATCGATGAGAAATACAATGTCACCGAGATGGGCGAGAAGGATGGCGTGCAATGGATTTCGCTCATCCCCAAGGACGCCAGTCACGATTACGCAGGCATCAAGCTCGGTTTCGAGAAATCCAACCTGCGTGAGATGGAGCTGGCCGACAATTTCGGTCAGGTCACACATCTCAAATTCAGGGACGAACAGCGCAATGCCTCCATCGACGACGGCGTGTTCAGTTTTACGCCGCCCGACGGCGTCGACGTCAATGATTTGAGCCGTCCGCGCAACGCGCCCAGACCTTGA
- a CDS encoding DUF190 domain-containing protein, producing MSREFVRVSVYINEADEWHHRPLHLEVLRMLHDRGVAGGTVLRAVAGFTGKGGVETTSLVDAGGKLPLVIEFIDAMEKIGRVMPELKKMVGHRLIVHEQVEVDDTERPG from the coding sequence ATGAGCCGCGAATTCGTCCGCGTATCGGTGTATATCAATGAAGCCGATGAATGGCATCACCGGCCGCTCCATCTTGAAGTGTTGCGCATGCTGCACGACCGCGGCGTGGCGGGCGGCACAGTGTTGCGCGCCGTCGCCGGCTTCACCGGGAAAGGCGGCGTGGAGACCACTTCGCTCGTCGATGCCGGCGGCAAACTGCCGCTGGTGATCGAGTTTATCGATGCAATGGAAAAAATCGGACGTGTGATGCCAGAACTGAAAAAAATGGTCGGCCATCGACTCATTGTGCATGAACAGGTCGAAGTCGATGACACTGAAAGGCCGGGTTGA